The genomic window GAAGGATGTAAGGGAGAGCAATAAATACGAATATCCTCTTTGACTGGCGTACATCAACGGTCCATTGCAGCTCGAGGCTTACACGTGATCATGCGTTTTCTCGCGTTCCGAACGTGCTCGGAACCCAACGCTCCAACACCAACAGACCGTCCCATGCATGCCCCGGTTTCTACAGCCTAAGAAGTCGACGCAGCATCGTGTAGCAGGTATGATAATGAAATACACTACATGTCATGTCGACTAATCAGTTGCACAGCGATCGCTCTATACAGAGCGTTGCTTTCAGGATGCTCTTCTGCCGCCCTCCCAGATGACGACCGCACGTCGTTGCGCAATGCGATTCAGAACAAATTCCGCCAGAACAGAAAGTTACAAAGTCCCTACCAGCTAAGACTAAGCTTCCAACTCGGCTACGAGGTACGCTGCGAAACTCGATCTCCGCATCACATTGCTCATCACAGGCAGACACTGGACAAGCTCGATGCCTCAAGCGCAGATGATACTGCTGGCGCAAACACTTTCTTACAGCTCATCGCTGCACTACCGCGCGGCCTCACCAACGCGCCCCCAACGCGTCGtcctccaccacctccaccccCACTGCACCCGTCCGGCAAACATCCCCTCGCGGTCCTGCCCCCCGAGAGAGCCGTGCTCAAGGTCCGCCCCTACGCAAACGTCTCTGGACCCCGAAAGGTCCCCGTCATCGCCTCGGCAAACGGCGTCCCCTTCCTGCGCCTCACGAAACCGCAGCCCGCTGCGCTGAGTCGTGTGTTGCGGCAGAAGCTGGCGCGCAGGGTAGCGCGCTTCCACAGGAAAGTTGAGCTGGATAACTACTGGCTGCCGTTGGCCAGGCAGGAGGATGAGTGGGATGTGCTGATGATGGCGCAGCTCATGTTCAAGGAGGATAAAGTCAAGTGGACCGATGCCGTACACGAGGCAGTCAGGCAGAACCTCGCATTGTATGAAGGGGAGTTGGCACAGGACAGGGAGATTATTCACAAGATGCAGAGGATCGTGGATGAGGAGACTGAGTTGGCGCTCAAGGAGGGACAGGAGGTGATCAGGGGGAGGAGGAAGGCACCGATACGAGTTCTTAAGCCCTGAATCATGAGccttgttattgttgtttaTTTTAAACATGGCTATGTATGCAAATGTGTACAGTGACTGCTCCTTTCTCCCGCGCAAATGGGTATAAGCTCTCTCTCTCCCCCCGACTTACGACGTAGCAGACACCTTCAGATCCTTCATAGCCTGCAAGTCATCcccctcgtcctcgtcatcACCCTTACCAGCCAAGCCCTGCTGCCACAGCTCCTTGCCCGTCAACTTCCTCTCTTCCTTGGCtatcctcttcttcttgtcctccagctccttctcctcttcggcctgcttcttcttctcctccatCTCCTTCCTAAAGCCCTCCCTCCACTTGAGGAAGCTCTCGCGCGTGACAGCCTCGCCCTGGAACTTGAGgttctcctcctcctcggccTTGGCTGCTTCCATGTCCGCGATCGCTTGCTTGGCGTTCTGCCGCTCCGAGATGAGGAGCTCGGCTGCGTCTTTGAGCACCGTGACGAGCGTGAAGATCATCGCCATGCCCAGGTTTTCTTCAATCGTTTCGGAGAGCGAGTCCAGGAGGCGTTGCTTGTCATCTTGGATGTCGAGGTATGGGTGTTTTGGTGCGTTGGGCGGTTGGGTTATGTCGAGGCGGGGGGGCTTCGTCGGGGTAGGAGGGGGGGGTATTGGACGTTGAGGATGATTGTTGCTGAGACGTCTCAGCATGGTTCGTTGTATATTTAGTGATAGTGTGCACGTACGCCCCTCGAGGTCTTCTGAGTCCTCTTCACCGGGTGTGACGTCGAGTAGTATCGAGACTCGGAACTCTGTTTCGGAAACATCTGTGGAGGTGCTGTCAGCGTGCCGGGTCGACTGGTCAGGTATTTGGGCGGTGCACCTGTAATCTCGTCTGGAAAGATGGACTCGAGAacctctctctcttcttgCTGGTCTTCAACACCCATTGCAAAAAGTAGCAGCAGGCACTACAGGCGGCTAGTGTGTTGTATAAGAAGCTCGAGGCAGGCAGGGTTCTGTTGGCGATGGCGGGGAGAATTATCGATAGGCCGCCGGCGACCCACCGTCATTGGAAATTTATTGCGCAGACAGACGTGCTTCCGCAACACCACTTGATACCCCACACGACCCTGCACCATGGCGAAAACGAAGCCCTCAACACGCGCCGGCGATGCAAAGAAGAAGTCGAAACCTGGCGCCTCGAAAAAGCCAAAAGCTTCCCCCGAGGAGCTCCTTACACAAGCCGCCATCTTCCTCCAGACTTCGCAGCCAGAGGAAGCCCTCGTCGCGGCAAGAAGGGCTCTCAACATCCTCCAGCCTACCTCGAAACCCACAACAGCCGCACTGCCTGCGCTCAATCTCCTCGGCGAGATCAACGTAGAGCTAGGCGACCCCGAATCCGCACGCGAAGCTTTCCAAGTCGCCATACTTCTCGACCCCGAGGGCGCCAACGACGGCGCCGAAAAGTTCCTCTGGCTCGCACAGCTGAATGAAGACGGCGGAGCTGAGTCTGTGCGGTGGTTTGAGAAAGGCGTGGAGGTGCTGAAGCGCGAGATCGACGAGCTGGAAGGAAAGCTGGTCAAGAAGGCAGAGGTCGAAGAGCTGCTGGAAGAGAAGAAGCTGAAGATTGCGAACTCGCTGTGCGGCATTGCAGAGGTGTACATGACAGACCTGTCCTGGGAAGCAGATGCCGAAGCACGGTGCGAAGCCGCCGTCACAGAAGCGCTCATGGTTGCACCGAACAACCCTGAGCCCTTGCAAACATTGGCGTCAATACGGATTTCTCAGCTGAGGAAGGAGGATGCACAGGCAGCGTTGACGAGGAGTATGGACTTGTGGAAGGACCTGGAGCCGGACGACCCTCATGTCCCTGATTTCTCCACCATGATCAGTCTGTCACGTTTGTTGATGGAAGCTGATATGGAAGACGATGCCATTGAGGTTCTCGAAAGATTGGTCAATGAAAACGACAGCAGCGTGGAAGCATGGTATCTTGGTGGCTGGTGCTTGCACCTGCTCGCTGGCAAGCAAAAAGCAAAGGGTGGGGAGCATGAGAAGACCGTCACCTCACTACTGAAGGCGAGTCGGGAGTGGCTGGACAACTGCCTCAAGCTGTACGGCATGCTGGAGTACGAAGACGAGCGACTGAAGGAGCACGCCGAAGAAATCCTGAAGGAGTTGAATGATGTGCTAGGCCCGGCTGTGGAGGGAGAAGAGGATGAGTGGTCGGACGAGGAGGATGCTGAGGACGACGATGAAGAGATGGAAGGCGCTTGAGACGCGGCTTGCCCAAAATTGAGGTGTGCAGGAAAGGAACTGGTTCCGGCACGACGTTGCATGGCAGAGGCGTCCAGCACCTCCATCTCAGCCTCTGTTGGAATCTAGCTGCGATGCACTCGATGCCGTCCCAAGCCCACTCTGAGCTGCAGATTAGCTGGTGGTGGTACGCGGGTCCGGCTGCCGCTGCCCGTCTTTACAGCACAGTGCGACACCGCGACAATGGCCAGGCCTAGTCAGTGCCACGGGCTTCGAGGCTGTCCCGATTGGGAGGCTGCTTGAGGCTCTCCAGAGAAGTTGGGGTGCATAACACGGGGTCGTGCATGTCGTTGCCCGCTGTGTCTCCTTGGGCAGTGGGGTAATGGTTGTTTGTAACTAGTGATCTACCACTGTGCATCGTCGAGGACGCTCCCCCCAGACCGTCATATCCGAGTGGCCGGGCCTCCGCTCATTGCTTTTTGTAGTCGTTCCTGGAGGCTCCCACTTGGCCGACAGCGCCAAAGCGGACGAGAGGCACGCCTGGACGCGCGCCGCTGAACCACTTCGAAGACCTTCTCGTTGCCGTAACTGCATTGAGACAAATGTGCACCAGCTGCTCGCGTAAAGCGATCACCATTGGCGAGCCCGCATCGAGTGTGTGACACCACGTCAGGTCTGTGATGCGCTGCTTGGCGGCGAACTGGATGCTCGACCTGCACGCGCGAACGCCACGAAAAAGGACAATAATGCGTGTCGCTACCGCCCTTGGATTTGCCAGAGTCCAAGTCCAAGTCCCAAGATTTGCGCCGCCGGCCCGGCGGGTTCTGGCTTGGAGCTTTCCTCTAGCGCTGCTTCTCCCATGATTCTGCCAGGCCTCACCCCACATCTCTTGTCGCAGCAGCAGTCGAGCGCGCGCGCGTTGCAAACCTTCAGCCGAGGCAGCTGGGGTCGAACTGGTTGCTGGCCTGGGCATGCCCGTGTGATGATCTGGTTCATTCTCTATCCGCTGCGAGGGTAAGTCTCCCGTCTCCGAAGCCGCAATGCGCGTCTGcatctgcctctgcctctgcctctgcatctgcctctgcctctgcctctgcatctgcatccGCATCTGCGCGGGCATTCGCGCCTCAGGTCCGCCGACGCACATGCTCAACAGCTTCGCAGGACGACCGAACCGCCCAGACTCTCGCCCTCCCACCCCATCCGCCGTGCTTTCCAGGCCCACGGCACCGCCACCGCGCAGCATTGGCTGCTGTCCCTCGTCCTGACCATCAGCATCTCGGTGCTGCTCTGCTACCCGGCCGTCTTCCAAACCGACAGCCCCGCCGCTGCCGGCCTGCGCAACCTCCCCAAACATGTCTGGACCTCGACGACCGAGATCGAGGGCGACCGCCCTGCCGATGTGGTCGTGCGCCAGGTGTGGGTGCACGGCGACTACATGAGCGCCATCAACAGGAGCGTGCTGCGCAAGGCCCTGGACGTTGAAAACGTCCTCCTCGGCGCTGCTTTCGATGTGGAGCGCCCCAGCTCGACGACAACGACTGTACTCGCGCGTGCCAATGGAGGCTGCATCATGCCCGGACCGGGCCAGAAGTGGGGATGGCAGTCGCCCTTGATGTACTGGGACTGTTCGCACGAGGCACTGGAGAGCGACAAGGACATACTAGGAACGATCAATGCGCGCAGCAGGACCCAGACACCCATGAACATTACTCTGCGACCGAGCACCGTATTTGCAGGCAAAACGTTCACCAACACCAAGCTTCGAGCGGCTGATGCCTTGGTCCTCACCCTGTTCGATCGGACAGACGACCCAGATCTGGGCGACAGATGGGACGCAAAGGCGAGAGCGTTGGCAGAAGGACTAGACAATGACTGGACCGTGTTTCCACCGGATGGACAAATTCTGAGAAACCGACTCTATGAGTTCCGCGTTAAGCCAATGACAAAGCTGGACGACATATTCCTTGCCGCATCATACATCATCACTGCGGTGTATGTGATTTCGAGAATGATGCAGCTACGTGCTGTCAAGAGCTGGTTTGGATTGCTCATCACCATCTGCGCCAAGATGGCTATTTGCATCATCGCCAGTTTCTCGCTATGCACCTCGCTGGGGATTGACTTGGCAAGGATACCAAGGCCCTGGTTTCCGGCAGTGGTCTTCTGCTATGGACTTGGAAACATATTTCGACTGATCAACGCTGTTCTGGAAACACCGCCGGAGATGCCTCCTCAGCAGCGAATCGGAAACGCACTCGGAGAAGTGGGTCATTTGTCTCTTGCGGTTGCCTTCCAGAATCTTGCTCTGATCTACCTTTGCTCAAGATTTGTCTCACCATGGGTAGCTGATTTTTGCGTGTTTGCTGCGGTTACGCTCGTTTTCGATTTCGTCTATCACCTCACCTTCTTTGTCGCTGTTCTGAGTGTCGATGTACAGCGAATGGAGCTATCCGACTCGATTGGACAGGCCGATCCGACCCAGGGCTCGAAGAAAAATCGGCCTGAACGACAGTCATGGCTCACTGCCTTGATGGAAGGTACCACGCCGCTGAGCACGCGTTTCGCCGGTACAGTCGCAATCTTCTCCATCATTTTGGCCATCAATTGGCACTTCTTCGATTTCAGCGATCAACACCTATCTTTGGACACGGTCAGGAAGAGACTCATGTCCAGAAAACAAAGGCGGAGCTTCGGGACTCAGAGGACCTCACCACCAATCAATCAGGCGAGAACGCCCGCCGAGTGGCTCAAATTACAGGATCACAATACCGCCAGGGAAATGTTTGCGATTCTCAAGCCTGGCGCTCACAGCTTCGTCGCTCGAATTCACGACCCTATACTGTTTGTTGCAAAAGGAGCACGAGGGCGAGACAAACCCCAGCAGCCCACTACCCTCATGGCCTGTCTTCGGCGCTTTGCGCAGGGTCATGCTTTTCCGGCAGCCCTAATGGCAGTGTTTCTGATAGCTGGCGTGACATTGCTTATGAACTACCTCTTGTGGACTGGTCTCCCCGAAGTTATAGATGAAgacgaggagaaggaggcgTCTTTCTGCGTCAAGACACTACCTACGCGGCAGACATTGGACGTTGTTCAGGTGTCAACGTGCTCCAAAGGTCACCTGGCGAGTGTGAGCTTGGACAGGACCACCTCGATCTGGCTGAACGGACGGACAGGATACCTGTCTACGATTTTGCAGACAGCTTCCATGAAACCCAAGCTGTGGCCGATCGTGGCGAGTGCTTTGGATGAGAATGGCGCTTTTCTTGCTTTGGGCACCGACACTGGGCGGATTGGCTTGTGGAGCATCACTGCCTCGCGCTTCTTAATGTTCCCTACGGTTGATTTCCGGGGACAAGTGCCAATACTGTTCTCGTTCGTCAACGTCACGCGCAACGACAACGAGAAGCCATATGTCATGATTCTCAGTCCGGACGGCCATCTGACCGAACTCGAGGCACGGACTGGCATTCATCGAACGAAGCGTGTCAGCGCCAGTTCCATACTCTGTGCCGGGCTTTATGTCAGTGCCAGGGGCGAAGTCAGTCTCGTCTTCGTGTGCAAACCGGGCGAAGTGCACATTCTATCGTTGCAGGACCCGAGCAACAAAACATCCGAAGTTGTTGCTAGTCTAGATCCCGGCCCACCGCCTGACAGCAACCCATCCAAGGTGAAGTGCATCCAAGGCGTGCCTAGCCTCGGGCTGATCTTCGCTCTTCGTGACGAAAGAGCCGAGATGTTCGAGTTCAACAGCAAGGCACTGATACATGCTTTCGAGATAGGGCATATCAAGCCACACTCTTTCCGAGTCATGCATTCTGCAAGGCGTCAATGCTCTTGTGGAGCAACTGCTGTGCATGCGTTATCTGTTGCGTATGCTGAGCAGGACACCGAGCACATGCTGATGCAGACGTTCACGCCCAAAGCCGTCCCATCATCGCAAATATGTCTTGGAAAGCAGCCAGATAGAAGGAAGCACCAGTGCCGGGGACTCGAGAGCGCGGCTGAGGCTGTCTACATTGTCGAGGCTGCCGGCGTGTGGGATTCGACAAACGATTCTGGCGTAGCAGGTGTTCGCAGGCGGGCACAATCTACTTCAGCTTCTTCGGTGGCATctgatgacgatgacgaagCTGTTTCGAGTTCAGTCACTCTGACATCCGCTGTGAGACAACGAGCCAGCAGACCTAGCAGCTCACATGTCTCGTCGGCCAAGAACCGTCGCTACCAGCACACAACAATCAACGACAGCGACCCATGGGAGGCATGGACCCTGTCGTTGACTGGCGAGTACCGCTCTCGTCCACTGCTTGCTGACAACAACGATGACATGGAGGACGACGCCGAAGACGATCTGTTCGTAGTAGCTCCTGGACCCATAGCGAAGTTGGGCAAGCGCAGCGTTGCAGTCGGGTTCGGTAACACAATAAAGATCATAACGCTGGGTAGGGAGCTCTTTGACGGTCTGGCGACGCACAATGGCGGTGTTGATATCGGGCTTGGGAGTTATAGGGCAAGGGCGAAAAGAGGGACGGACAGAAAGGCGCTCTGAGTATTGGGAAACACATGATGGCGTTCAGGTCCTAGACAGGGTTTTGGGTATGCTTCAGCGCGGCGTTGCCTTCTGGTGGCTTGACTCGATTCTTGATACCGTAAATGATGCCAGGCTGTATAGTAAATACACGACTTCGACTATACTGATTGACACACATTTTCTATTGTTCGTTGGACTTCTCCGCTTCACAGAACAAGCATGAGGTTCGATATGGGTCGTCAGACTGAGCCATCACGTGCGAGAGCCAAGGCTAGCTCCAAGGCAGGAAGCGACGACACGGATGCACCTGTCACAACACGCAAGGACGATAGACACAGCTCTTGCTAAACGTTCCATAGCACTGTCGTACAGCGAGAGAGCCTGATCCTACGCGACAGGTTGCAAGTTGCAAGCATCGCCCACACTCGCTCATCAACCGCTACCCCACCTGGTTCACTATCCTCCCATCACGAAGCCCAGCCCCACTGTGTAGCTCTCACTGTGCGCACCACCACACACGCGATAAGACACCCAACCAACCACCCACCGAGCTTGCTAGCCTGAACGGAGCCTGGGCTGGCACGACGACCGCGCGTCTGCGTGATACAGACTCACTACCCCACACCCACATTTTCGAGCCCCTCGTGGTCTCGGCACTCGCGGAGTGGAATTGCGCGCTGCAGCCTGAGCCGCTCAAGCACCGCGGCGCATACCTGCCCTGAACatgtcgtcgtcttcgcAGGTCACCGAGTCCTGGGTCGCGTCCTTCTGCGGCCTGCTCGGCCACGAGTACTTTGCAGAGGTCTCCGAGGACTTCATCGAGGATGATTTCAACCTCACTGGCCTGCAGTCGCAGGTGCCCATGTACAAGGAGGCGCTGGAGATGATCCTGGACGTCGAGCCAGAGGACGATGAggacgaagaagaggaagaagaggaggacgaggacgaggtcCTGGGTGACGAGCGGGGAGCCTACCGGAGGGCAAGCGACCGCAGGCACCTACGGATAGCGTCAGACCTCAGCGTGATAGAGAGCTCTGCCGAGCTGCTCTACGGCCTCATACACCAACGCTATATCACCTCCAGGCCGGGCATTCAGCAGATGGCAGAGAAGTACGAGCTCCAGCACTTCGGCACCTGCCCGCGCGTGAACTGCAACTCGTGCAAAGTCTTGCCGGTCGGTCTGAACGACAGCCCCGGCCACGAAACCGTCAAGCTCTTCTGCCCCTCCTGTCTCGACGTCTACACGCCGCCCAACTCGCGCTTCCAGACCGTCGATGGCGCCTTCTTCGGCACAACCTTCCCCTCCCTCTTCTTCATGACTTTTACCGACCTCGACATTGGCGGCGGCCTACGCAACAGTACGTCTACCACCATCGACGCCCTCGCCCAACTGCAGGCCCAGAGCGCCGAGACGAAGTCACGCAACAACACAACACCCGCGAACGTCACCATGATCAATGGCGTAGCGCCGCACAACCTTGCGCCAGGTCTTGGAATAGGATCTATCTACGAGCCCCGCATCTACGGCTTCCGCGTCAGCGAGCGTGCTCGCTCGGGGCCACGCATGAAGTGGTTGAGGATGCGACCCGGCGACGTCACAGAACTCGACGAGACGCGACGATACTGGGACGAGCGGGCCGAGGACGAAGACCGACCCGACGAAGATGACATGAACATGGTGGACGTAGCAGAGGGCGGCAAAGGCGGTGCACCCGCCAATCGCGCGCGAAAACAGGCCAGGACAAGGAGGCGACCGGCAAACGGCAGTGGAATAGGAGTGCAGCAGGCTGAGGGCAGCCCGATGGACACGAacggcgtcggcgtcgaTGCTGCGGCCGGCTAGGCACCGCCTGACGCGGAACTAGAGCGTCGTCAGCCCAACGGGTACAGGTCAGCTGGGTGGTGGAGCCACGACTGGATCTTCAGCGACGGACAGATCAAGAAGCGCAATGCATCTGGACAGCTGGGACACGTGCGAGCCAAGCGGCGAAGAAGCAGGTAAAACCGCCCATGCGAGGCGAGTTGGTGTGCGTCGATGGGCTTTGTAGCGCTATGCTATGCTCCACTCCAAGTACTGAGCAGTTCCTGTTGTTCGCTCAACCTTGACACTTCACACCTGGCTCTTGAACGTGGAAAGAAGATATCAATTCAATTCAATTCGATTCAATTCAACTCGCtgcactacactacactacactacgTCGCCCTACGTCGCACTACACGACTGCAAGCATTCCATTTCGCCACGTCGATATCGACTCGACTGGCCTACTAAAAATACACTACAATCCATCATACTGTATCCTTTTCGTCTACGGATCTTGGGCATACGAACCTGCTCCTGCTTCTGCTCCTGCTCCGCTTCTTATCACATGTGCCACAACACACCATGACTTAAAAAAAACCCGCCCTCTCAGATGGCAAGCCGACTTGCACCTCGCTACCTCCTCCGCCTCCCTGGCGGCTCGACGTGTCCTGCCACCCGGCCCGGTGCCGCGATGGGTGGTAGACAGGCCGGAATCGCATTGCAATGTTCGTGGTAGCCTTGTTGGGTCCCTGGCCGTGTTGGTGCCGGCGTTGATTCTGGTTTCTGGCTGTGCTTGTGCTTCTGGTTCCAGGGCGAAGTCGGGTGCGAGGATGGCGGGAGTGCAGCGCTGGTCCTGTGCAGCGATGGAAGTCATGTAGATGCAACGTGCTATCGCGGCTTGGGACAGAACAGCGTGGTGGTTTAGAATGAATCTTGCGTCATCTGCACTGGGTTGTCGTTTTCCTGGCTCT from Ascochyta rabiei chromosome 2, complete sequence includes these protein-coding regions:
- a CDS encoding casein kinase 2 regulatory subunit — encoded protein: MSSSSQVTESWVASFCGLLGHEYFAEVSEDFIEDDFNLTGLQSQVPMYKEALEMILDVEPEDDEDEEEEEEEDEDEVLGDERGAYRRASDRRHLRIASDLSVIESSAELLYGLIHQRYITSRPGIQQMAEKYELQHFGTCPRVNCNSCKVLPVGLNDSPGHETVKLFCPSCLDVYTPPNSRFQTVDGAFFGTTFPSLFFMTFTDLDIGGGLRNSTSTTIDALAQLQAQSAETKSRNNTTPANVTMINGVAPHNLAPGLGIGSIYEPRIYGFRVSERARSGPRMKWLRMRPGDVTELDETRRYWDERAEDEDRPDEDDMNMVDVAEGGKGGAPANRARKQARTRRRPANGSGIGVQQAEGSPMDTNGVGVDAAAG